One genomic window of Salvelinus alpinus chromosome 9, SLU_Salpinus.1, whole genome shotgun sequence includes the following:
- the glsl gene encoding glutaminase liver isoform, mitochondrial isoform X3, with product MMGTVFDRSFQRTPSLRRKWRKRYGGLDGNKLLEPNKEEDMRENDVMTEAHEERNPLPVKGAESQDTASSGNVPCPMPRNSFQCQSQRPVNLVSPGSTGLPSLVSNGALRPPLPQAEQERPVTTSPQPWLSVGRTETMQGHSKRRAAADVLFDSFASDERVCMNQFFETVWSSGLHRSDPRIKDCYFHMRKLQDEDGTVDRNTFQRCVTGFVSLILKALQGRFVIPDFATFTDETQKLFMKCKQLSSVKQEKDSRDSAKWGVSVCTVDGQRLSLGDWAESCVLGEVSWPLVYGIAIDQLGVDNVHRYVGMEEFSKYDSPFTLTKQGVPHSPLIETGAIITTSLLQLAASLGAEEEEKYESVLNAVKRLCNKEHANLNCTSYQSLRKDSIRLHALSFYLQEKKCFPETVDINATLDLMLQCASTEVTCESGAAMAASLANGGLCPLSGDQVLSPSATKSMLSMMQVAGMNDYSRIFNFKTSAPAKSSKSGVMLAVVPGVLGLLCWSPDLDSFGNCWKAVHFCEELISTFQLHSFDIRTPFRQVLTYRQWKAESEGYQIMNILLAAFKGDIQSLRRYFLSGADVNAVDYDGRSALHVAASEGHSEVIRFLVENTGTNYSLKDRWGNTPMQEAMRHSHGPAAQLLKKYEEQPVTP from the exons ATGATGGGGACAGTCTTCGACAGAAG TTTCCAAAGAACCCCTTCCCTAAGACGCAAATGGAGGAAACGGTATGGAGGTTTGGACGGCAACAAATTACTGGAGCCAAATAAGGAGGAGGACATGAGAG AAAATGACGTGATGACAGAGGCCCATGAAGAGAGGAATCCTTTGCCAGTGAAAGGGGCTGAGAGCCAG GATACGGCTTCATCAGGGAATGTTCCATGTCCCATGCCAAGAAATTCCTTTCAGTGCCAGTCTCAGAGACCTGTCAACTTAGTGAGCCCTGGATCAACAG GCCTGCCATCATTAGTTAGTAATGGAGCTCTGAGGCCCCCTCTGCCCCAGGCAGAGCAGGAGAGGCCTGTCACCACATCTCCCCAGCCCTGGCTCAGTGTGGGCAGGACAGAGACCATGCAGGGACACTCAAAGAGGAGGGC GGCTGCTGATGTTCTCTTTGACAGCTTTGCCTCTGATGAGAGAGTCTGCATGAACCAGTTTTTTGAG ACAGTGTGGAGCTCAGGCCTACACAGATCCGACCCCAGAATCAAGGACTGCTACTTCCATATGAGGAAACTGCAGGATGAGGATGGAACAGTAGACAGGAACACCTTTCAGAG GTGTGTTACAGGCTTTGTGTCCCTCATTCTGAAAGCTCTACAGGGAAGGTTTGTCATCCCCGACTTTGCCACCTTCACCGACGAAACTCAAAAGTTGTTCATGAAATGTAAACAGCTGTCTTCAGTCAAG CAGGAGAAGGATAGTAGAGACAGTGCAAAATGGGGAGTCTCAGTCTGTACGGTTGATGGTCAGAG GCTGTCTTTAGGCGACTGGGCCGAATCCTGTGTTCTGGGGGAAGTATCCTGGCCTCTGGTTTATGGCATTGCAATAGACCAGCTCGGAGTGGACAACGTGCACAGATATGTGGGCATGGAAGAGTTCTCAAAATATGACTCTCCTTTCACCCTCACCAAACAAG GAGTTCCTCACAGTCCGCTCATTGAGACAGGCGCCATTATTACCACATCTTTGTTACAG TTGGCTGCCAGTCTTGGtgcagaggaggaggaaaagtaTGAATCT GTCTTGAATGCTGTCAAAAGACTTTGCAATAAGGAACATGCAAACTTAAACTGCACAAG TTACCAGAGCTTGAGAAAGGACAGCATCAGACTTCATGCCTTATCTTTTTACCTTCAAGAAAAGAAA TGCTTTCCGGAGACCGTTGACATAAATGCCACGTTGGATTTAATGCTGCAG TGTGCCTCCACAGAGGTCACGTGCGAATCAGGGGCCGCCATGGCTGCCTCGTTAGCCAATGGGGGGCTCTGCCCTCTGTCAGGTGACCAGGTGCTGTCGCCCTCGGCTACAAAGAGTATGCTCTCCATGATGCAAGTGGCGGGAATGAACGACTACTCCAGAATATTCAATTTTAAG ACGTCTGCACCAGCCAAGTCCAGTAAATCAGGAGTTATGCTGGCAGTTGTCCCAGGAGTTCTAGGCCTGCTGTGCTGGTCACCTGACCTAGATTCCTTTGGAAACTGCTGGAAGGCTGTACACTTCTGTGAG gaACTCATATCAACATTCCAGCTACACAGTTTTGACATTCGAACACCATTCAGACAGGTGCTTACATACAGGCAATGGAAAGCAGAGTCTGAG GGTTATCAGATCATGAACATCTTACTGGCTGCCTTCAAAGGTGACATACAATCCTTGCGAAG GTACTTCCTGTCTGGGGCTGACGTGAATGCCGTGGACTACGACGGGAGGTCCGCTCTGCATGTGGCTGCCTCCGAGGGTCACTCTGAGGTCATCCGGTTCCTGGTGGAGAACACAGGCACCAACTACTCCCTCAAGGACAG ATGGGGTAACACACCCATGCAGGAGGCTATGAGACACAGCCATGGACCTGCAGCCCAACTACTCAAGAAATATGAAGAGCAGCCAGTGACTCCGTGA
- the glsl gene encoding glutaminase liver isoform, mitochondrial isoform X2 — translation MEKTSSQDTEDNPYLCFQRTPSLRRKWRKRYGGLDGNKLLEPNKEEDMRENDVMTEAHEERNPLPVKGAESQDTASSGNVPCPMPRNSFQCQSQRPVNLVSPGSTGLPSLVSNGALRPPLPQAEQERPVTTSPQPWLSVGRTETMQGHSKRRAAADVLFDSFASDERVCMNQFFETVWSSGLHRSDPRIKDCYFHMRKLQDEDGTVDRNTFQRCVTGFVSLILKALQGRFVIPDFATFTDETQKLFMKCKQLSSVKEKDSRDSAKWGVSVCTVDGQRLSLGDWAESCVLGEVSWPLVYGIAIDQLGVDNVHRYVGMEEFSKYDSPFTLTKQGVPHSPLIETGAIITTSLLQLAASLGAEEEEKYESVLNAVKRLCNKEHANLNCTSYQSLRKDSIRLHALSFYLQEKKCFPETVDINATLDLMLQCASTEVTCESGAAMAASLANGGLCPLSGDQVLSPSATKSMLSMMQVAGMNDYSRIFNFKTSAPAKSSKSGVMLAVVPGVLGLLCWSPDLDSFGNCWKAVHFCEELISTFQLHSFDIRTPFRQVLTYRQWKAESEGYQIMNILLAAFKGDIQSLRRYFLSGADVNAVDYDGRSALHVAASEGHSEVIRFLVENTGTNYSLKDRWGNTPMQEAMRHSHGPAAQLLKKYEEQPVTP, via the exons ATGGAAAAAACTTCAAGCCAAGACACAGAGGATAATCCTTATCTATG TTTCCAAAGAACCCCTTCCCTAAGACGCAAATGGAGGAAACGGTATGGAGGTTTGGACGGCAACAAATTACTGGAGCCAAATAAGGAGGAGGACATGAGAG AAAATGACGTGATGACAGAGGCCCATGAAGAGAGGAATCCTTTGCCAGTGAAAGGGGCTGAGAGCCAG GATACGGCTTCATCAGGGAATGTTCCATGTCCCATGCCAAGAAATTCCTTTCAGTGCCAGTCTCAGAGACCTGTCAACTTAGTGAGCCCTGGATCAACAG GCCTGCCATCATTAGTTAGTAATGGAGCTCTGAGGCCCCCTCTGCCCCAGGCAGAGCAGGAGAGGCCTGTCACCACATCTCCCCAGCCCTGGCTCAGTGTGGGCAGGACAGAGACCATGCAGGGACACTCAAAGAGGAGGGC GGCTGCTGATGTTCTCTTTGACAGCTTTGCCTCTGATGAGAGAGTCTGCATGAACCAGTTTTTTGAG ACAGTGTGGAGCTCAGGCCTACACAGATCCGACCCCAGAATCAAGGACTGCTACTTCCATATGAGGAAACTGCAGGATGAGGATGGAACAGTAGACAGGAACACCTTTCAGAG GTGTGTTACAGGCTTTGTGTCCCTCATTCTGAAAGCTCTACAGGGAAGGTTTGTCATCCCCGACTTTGCCACCTTCACCGACGAAACTCAAAAGTTGTTCATGAAATGTAAACAGCTGTCTTCAGTCAAG GAGAAGGATAGTAGAGACAGTGCAAAATGGGGAGTCTCAGTCTGTACGGTTGATGGTCAGAG GCTGTCTTTAGGCGACTGGGCCGAATCCTGTGTTCTGGGGGAAGTATCCTGGCCTCTGGTTTATGGCATTGCAATAGACCAGCTCGGAGTGGACAACGTGCACAGATATGTGGGCATGGAAGAGTTCTCAAAATATGACTCTCCTTTCACCCTCACCAAACAAG GAGTTCCTCACAGTCCGCTCATTGAGACAGGCGCCATTATTACCACATCTTTGTTACAG TTGGCTGCCAGTCTTGGtgcagaggaggaggaaaagtaTGAATCT GTCTTGAATGCTGTCAAAAGACTTTGCAATAAGGAACATGCAAACTTAAACTGCACAAG TTACCAGAGCTTGAGAAAGGACAGCATCAGACTTCATGCCTTATCTTTTTACCTTCAAGAAAAGAAA TGCTTTCCGGAGACCGTTGACATAAATGCCACGTTGGATTTAATGCTGCAG TGTGCCTCCACAGAGGTCACGTGCGAATCAGGGGCCGCCATGGCTGCCTCGTTAGCCAATGGGGGGCTCTGCCCTCTGTCAGGTGACCAGGTGCTGTCGCCCTCGGCTACAAAGAGTATGCTCTCCATGATGCAAGTGGCGGGAATGAACGACTACTCCAGAATATTCAATTTTAAG ACGTCTGCACCAGCCAAGTCCAGTAAATCAGGAGTTATGCTGGCAGTTGTCCCAGGAGTTCTAGGCCTGCTGTGCTGGTCACCTGACCTAGATTCCTTTGGAAACTGCTGGAAGGCTGTACACTTCTGTGAG gaACTCATATCAACATTCCAGCTACACAGTTTTGACATTCGAACACCATTCAGACAGGTGCTTACATACAGGCAATGGAAAGCAGAGTCTGAG GGTTATCAGATCATGAACATCTTACTGGCTGCCTTCAAAGGTGACATACAATCCTTGCGAAG GTACTTCCTGTCTGGGGCTGACGTGAATGCCGTGGACTACGACGGGAGGTCCGCTCTGCATGTGGCTGCCTCCGAGGGTCACTCTGAGGTCATCCGGTTCCTGGTGGAGAACACAGGCACCAACTACTCCCTCAAGGACAG ATGGGGTAACACACCCATGCAGGAGGCTATGAGACACAGCCATGGACCTGCAGCCCAACTACTCAAGAAATATGAAGAGCAGCCAGTGACTCCGTGA
- the glsl gene encoding glutaminase liver isoform, mitochondrial isoform X1: MEKTSSQDTEDNPYLCFQRTPSLRRKWRKRYGGLDGNKLLEPNKEEDMRENDVMTEAHEERNPLPVKGAESQDTASSGNVPCPMPRNSFQCQSQRPVNLVSPGSTGLPSLVSNGALRPPLPQAEQERPVTTSPQPWLSVGRTETMQGHSKRRAAADVLFDSFASDERVCMNQFFETVWSSGLHRSDPRIKDCYFHMRKLQDEDGTVDRNTFQRCVTGFVSLILKALQGRFVIPDFATFTDETQKLFMKCKQLSSVKQEKDSRDSAKWGVSVCTVDGQRLSLGDWAESCVLGEVSWPLVYGIAIDQLGVDNVHRYVGMEEFSKYDSPFTLTKQGVPHSPLIETGAIITTSLLQLAASLGAEEEEKYESVLNAVKRLCNKEHANLNCTSYQSLRKDSIRLHALSFYLQEKKCFPETVDINATLDLMLQCASTEVTCESGAAMAASLANGGLCPLSGDQVLSPSATKSMLSMMQVAGMNDYSRIFNFKTSAPAKSSKSGVMLAVVPGVLGLLCWSPDLDSFGNCWKAVHFCEELISTFQLHSFDIRTPFRQVLTYRQWKAESEGYQIMNILLAAFKGDIQSLRRYFLSGADVNAVDYDGRSALHVAASEGHSEVIRFLVENTGTNYSLKDRWGNTPMQEAMRHSHGPAAQLLKKYEEQPVTP, encoded by the exons ATGGAAAAAACTTCAAGCCAAGACACAGAGGATAATCCTTATCTATG TTTCCAAAGAACCCCTTCCCTAAGACGCAAATGGAGGAAACGGTATGGAGGTTTGGACGGCAACAAATTACTGGAGCCAAATAAGGAGGAGGACATGAGAG AAAATGACGTGATGACAGAGGCCCATGAAGAGAGGAATCCTTTGCCAGTGAAAGGGGCTGAGAGCCAG GATACGGCTTCATCAGGGAATGTTCCATGTCCCATGCCAAGAAATTCCTTTCAGTGCCAGTCTCAGAGACCTGTCAACTTAGTGAGCCCTGGATCAACAG GCCTGCCATCATTAGTTAGTAATGGAGCTCTGAGGCCCCCTCTGCCCCAGGCAGAGCAGGAGAGGCCTGTCACCACATCTCCCCAGCCCTGGCTCAGTGTGGGCAGGACAGAGACCATGCAGGGACACTCAAAGAGGAGGGC GGCTGCTGATGTTCTCTTTGACAGCTTTGCCTCTGATGAGAGAGTCTGCATGAACCAGTTTTTTGAG ACAGTGTGGAGCTCAGGCCTACACAGATCCGACCCCAGAATCAAGGACTGCTACTTCCATATGAGGAAACTGCAGGATGAGGATGGAACAGTAGACAGGAACACCTTTCAGAG GTGTGTTACAGGCTTTGTGTCCCTCATTCTGAAAGCTCTACAGGGAAGGTTTGTCATCCCCGACTTTGCCACCTTCACCGACGAAACTCAAAAGTTGTTCATGAAATGTAAACAGCTGTCTTCAGTCAAG CAGGAGAAGGATAGTAGAGACAGTGCAAAATGGGGAGTCTCAGTCTGTACGGTTGATGGTCAGAG GCTGTCTTTAGGCGACTGGGCCGAATCCTGTGTTCTGGGGGAAGTATCCTGGCCTCTGGTTTATGGCATTGCAATAGACCAGCTCGGAGTGGACAACGTGCACAGATATGTGGGCATGGAAGAGTTCTCAAAATATGACTCTCCTTTCACCCTCACCAAACAAG GAGTTCCTCACAGTCCGCTCATTGAGACAGGCGCCATTATTACCACATCTTTGTTACAG TTGGCTGCCAGTCTTGGtgcagaggaggaggaaaagtaTGAATCT GTCTTGAATGCTGTCAAAAGACTTTGCAATAAGGAACATGCAAACTTAAACTGCACAAG TTACCAGAGCTTGAGAAAGGACAGCATCAGACTTCATGCCTTATCTTTTTACCTTCAAGAAAAGAAA TGCTTTCCGGAGACCGTTGACATAAATGCCACGTTGGATTTAATGCTGCAG TGTGCCTCCACAGAGGTCACGTGCGAATCAGGGGCCGCCATGGCTGCCTCGTTAGCCAATGGGGGGCTCTGCCCTCTGTCAGGTGACCAGGTGCTGTCGCCCTCGGCTACAAAGAGTATGCTCTCCATGATGCAAGTGGCGGGAATGAACGACTACTCCAGAATATTCAATTTTAAG ACGTCTGCACCAGCCAAGTCCAGTAAATCAGGAGTTATGCTGGCAGTTGTCCCAGGAGTTCTAGGCCTGCTGTGCTGGTCACCTGACCTAGATTCCTTTGGAAACTGCTGGAAGGCTGTACACTTCTGTGAG gaACTCATATCAACATTCCAGCTACACAGTTTTGACATTCGAACACCATTCAGACAGGTGCTTACATACAGGCAATGGAAAGCAGAGTCTGAG GGTTATCAGATCATGAACATCTTACTGGCTGCCTTCAAAGGTGACATACAATCCTTGCGAAG GTACTTCCTGTCTGGGGCTGACGTGAATGCCGTGGACTACGACGGGAGGTCCGCTCTGCATGTGGCTGCCTCCGAGGGTCACTCTGAGGTCATCCGGTTCCTGGTGGAGAACACAGGCACCAACTACTCCCTCAAGGACAG ATGGGGTAACACACCCATGCAGGAGGCTATGAGACACAGCCATGGACCTGCAGCCCAACTACTCAAGAAATATGAAGAGCAGCCAGTGACTCCGTGA
- the glsl gene encoding glutaminase liver isoform, mitochondrial isoform X5: MTEAHEERNPLPVKGAESQDTASSGNVPCPMPRNSFQCQSQRPVNLVSPGSTGLPSLVSNGALRPPLPQAEQERPVTTSPQPWLSVGRTETMQGHSKRRAAADVLFDSFASDERVCMNQFFETVWSSGLHRSDPRIKDCYFHMRKLQDEDGTVDRNTFQRCVTGFVSLILKALQGRFVIPDFATFTDETQKLFMKCKQLSSVKQEKDSRDSAKWGVSVCTVDGQRLSLGDWAESCVLGEVSWPLVYGIAIDQLGVDNVHRYVGMEEFSKYDSPFTLTKQGVPHSPLIETGAIITTSLLQLAASLGAEEEEKYESVLNAVKRLCNKEHANLNCTSYQSLRKDSIRLHALSFYLQEKKCFPETVDINATLDLMLQCASTEVTCESGAAMAASLANGGLCPLSGDQVLSPSATKSMLSMMQVAGMNDYSRIFNFKTSAPAKSSKSGVMLAVVPGVLGLLCWSPDLDSFGNCWKAVHFCEELISTFQLHSFDIRTPFRQVLTYRQWKAESEGYQIMNILLAAFKGDIQSLRRYFLSGADVNAVDYDGRSALHVAASEGHSEVIRFLVENTGTNYSLKDRWGNTPMQEAMRHSHGPAAQLLKKYEEQPVTP, encoded by the exons ATGACAGAGGCCCATGAAGAGAGGAATCCTTTGCCAGTGAAAGGGGCTGAGAGCCAG GATACGGCTTCATCAGGGAATGTTCCATGTCCCATGCCAAGAAATTCCTTTCAGTGCCAGTCTCAGAGACCTGTCAACTTAGTGAGCCCTGGATCAACAG GCCTGCCATCATTAGTTAGTAATGGAGCTCTGAGGCCCCCTCTGCCCCAGGCAGAGCAGGAGAGGCCTGTCACCACATCTCCCCAGCCCTGGCTCAGTGTGGGCAGGACAGAGACCATGCAGGGACACTCAAAGAGGAGGGC GGCTGCTGATGTTCTCTTTGACAGCTTTGCCTCTGATGAGAGAGTCTGCATGAACCAGTTTTTTGAG ACAGTGTGGAGCTCAGGCCTACACAGATCCGACCCCAGAATCAAGGACTGCTACTTCCATATGAGGAAACTGCAGGATGAGGATGGAACAGTAGACAGGAACACCTTTCAGAG GTGTGTTACAGGCTTTGTGTCCCTCATTCTGAAAGCTCTACAGGGAAGGTTTGTCATCCCCGACTTTGCCACCTTCACCGACGAAACTCAAAAGTTGTTCATGAAATGTAAACAGCTGTCTTCAGTCAAG CAGGAGAAGGATAGTAGAGACAGTGCAAAATGGGGAGTCTCAGTCTGTACGGTTGATGGTCAGAG GCTGTCTTTAGGCGACTGGGCCGAATCCTGTGTTCTGGGGGAAGTATCCTGGCCTCTGGTTTATGGCATTGCAATAGACCAGCTCGGAGTGGACAACGTGCACAGATATGTGGGCATGGAAGAGTTCTCAAAATATGACTCTCCTTTCACCCTCACCAAACAAG GAGTTCCTCACAGTCCGCTCATTGAGACAGGCGCCATTATTACCACATCTTTGTTACAG TTGGCTGCCAGTCTTGGtgcagaggaggaggaaaagtaTGAATCT GTCTTGAATGCTGTCAAAAGACTTTGCAATAAGGAACATGCAAACTTAAACTGCACAAG TTACCAGAGCTTGAGAAAGGACAGCATCAGACTTCATGCCTTATCTTTTTACCTTCAAGAAAAGAAA TGCTTTCCGGAGACCGTTGACATAAATGCCACGTTGGATTTAATGCTGCAG TGTGCCTCCACAGAGGTCACGTGCGAATCAGGGGCCGCCATGGCTGCCTCGTTAGCCAATGGGGGGCTCTGCCCTCTGTCAGGTGACCAGGTGCTGTCGCCCTCGGCTACAAAGAGTATGCTCTCCATGATGCAAGTGGCGGGAATGAACGACTACTCCAGAATATTCAATTTTAAG ACGTCTGCACCAGCCAAGTCCAGTAAATCAGGAGTTATGCTGGCAGTTGTCCCAGGAGTTCTAGGCCTGCTGTGCTGGTCACCTGACCTAGATTCCTTTGGAAACTGCTGGAAGGCTGTACACTTCTGTGAG gaACTCATATCAACATTCCAGCTACACAGTTTTGACATTCGAACACCATTCAGACAGGTGCTTACATACAGGCAATGGAAAGCAGAGTCTGAG GGTTATCAGATCATGAACATCTTACTGGCTGCCTTCAAAGGTGACATACAATCCTTGCGAAG GTACTTCCTGTCTGGGGCTGACGTGAATGCCGTGGACTACGACGGGAGGTCCGCTCTGCATGTGGCTGCCTCCGAGGGTCACTCTGAGGTCATCCGGTTCCTGGTGGAGAACACAGGCACCAACTACTCCCTCAAGGACAG ATGGGGTAACACACCCATGCAGGAGGCTATGAGACACAGCCATGGACCTGCAGCCCAACTACTCAAGAAATATGAAGAGCAGCCAGTGACTCCGTGA
- the glsl gene encoding glutaminase liver isoform, mitochondrial isoform X4, producing MRENDVMTEAHEERNPLPVKGAESQDTASSGNVPCPMPRNSFQCQSQRPVNLVSPGSTGLPSLVSNGALRPPLPQAEQERPVTTSPQPWLSVGRTETMQGHSKRRAAADVLFDSFASDERVCMNQFFETVWSSGLHRSDPRIKDCYFHMRKLQDEDGTVDRNTFQRCVTGFVSLILKALQGRFVIPDFATFTDETQKLFMKCKQLSSVKQEKDSRDSAKWGVSVCTVDGQRLSLGDWAESCVLGEVSWPLVYGIAIDQLGVDNVHRYVGMEEFSKYDSPFTLTKQGVPHSPLIETGAIITTSLLQLAASLGAEEEEKYESVLNAVKRLCNKEHANLNCTSYQSLRKDSIRLHALSFYLQEKKCFPETVDINATLDLMLQCASTEVTCESGAAMAASLANGGLCPLSGDQVLSPSATKSMLSMMQVAGMNDYSRIFNFKTSAPAKSSKSGVMLAVVPGVLGLLCWSPDLDSFGNCWKAVHFCEELISTFQLHSFDIRTPFRQVLTYRQWKAESEGYQIMNILLAAFKGDIQSLRRYFLSGADVNAVDYDGRSALHVAASEGHSEVIRFLVENTGTNYSLKDRWGNTPMQEAMRHSHGPAAQLLKKYEEQPVTP from the exons ATGAGAG AAAATGACGTGATGACAGAGGCCCATGAAGAGAGGAATCCTTTGCCAGTGAAAGGGGCTGAGAGCCAG GATACGGCTTCATCAGGGAATGTTCCATGTCCCATGCCAAGAAATTCCTTTCAGTGCCAGTCTCAGAGACCTGTCAACTTAGTGAGCCCTGGATCAACAG GCCTGCCATCATTAGTTAGTAATGGAGCTCTGAGGCCCCCTCTGCCCCAGGCAGAGCAGGAGAGGCCTGTCACCACATCTCCCCAGCCCTGGCTCAGTGTGGGCAGGACAGAGACCATGCAGGGACACTCAAAGAGGAGGGC GGCTGCTGATGTTCTCTTTGACAGCTTTGCCTCTGATGAGAGAGTCTGCATGAACCAGTTTTTTGAG ACAGTGTGGAGCTCAGGCCTACACAGATCCGACCCCAGAATCAAGGACTGCTACTTCCATATGAGGAAACTGCAGGATGAGGATGGAACAGTAGACAGGAACACCTTTCAGAG GTGTGTTACAGGCTTTGTGTCCCTCATTCTGAAAGCTCTACAGGGAAGGTTTGTCATCCCCGACTTTGCCACCTTCACCGACGAAACTCAAAAGTTGTTCATGAAATGTAAACAGCTGTCTTCAGTCAAG CAGGAGAAGGATAGTAGAGACAGTGCAAAATGGGGAGTCTCAGTCTGTACGGTTGATGGTCAGAG GCTGTCTTTAGGCGACTGGGCCGAATCCTGTGTTCTGGGGGAAGTATCCTGGCCTCTGGTTTATGGCATTGCAATAGACCAGCTCGGAGTGGACAACGTGCACAGATATGTGGGCATGGAAGAGTTCTCAAAATATGACTCTCCTTTCACCCTCACCAAACAAG GAGTTCCTCACAGTCCGCTCATTGAGACAGGCGCCATTATTACCACATCTTTGTTACAG TTGGCTGCCAGTCTTGGtgcagaggaggaggaaaagtaTGAATCT GTCTTGAATGCTGTCAAAAGACTTTGCAATAAGGAACATGCAAACTTAAACTGCACAAG TTACCAGAGCTTGAGAAAGGACAGCATCAGACTTCATGCCTTATCTTTTTACCTTCAAGAAAAGAAA TGCTTTCCGGAGACCGTTGACATAAATGCCACGTTGGATTTAATGCTGCAG TGTGCCTCCACAGAGGTCACGTGCGAATCAGGGGCCGCCATGGCTGCCTCGTTAGCCAATGGGGGGCTCTGCCCTCTGTCAGGTGACCAGGTGCTGTCGCCCTCGGCTACAAAGAGTATGCTCTCCATGATGCAAGTGGCGGGAATGAACGACTACTCCAGAATATTCAATTTTAAG ACGTCTGCACCAGCCAAGTCCAGTAAATCAGGAGTTATGCTGGCAGTTGTCCCAGGAGTTCTAGGCCTGCTGTGCTGGTCACCTGACCTAGATTCCTTTGGAAACTGCTGGAAGGCTGTACACTTCTGTGAG gaACTCATATCAACATTCCAGCTACACAGTTTTGACATTCGAACACCATTCAGACAGGTGCTTACATACAGGCAATGGAAAGCAGAGTCTGAG GGTTATCAGATCATGAACATCTTACTGGCTGCCTTCAAAGGTGACATACAATCCTTGCGAAG GTACTTCCTGTCTGGGGCTGACGTGAATGCCGTGGACTACGACGGGAGGTCCGCTCTGCATGTGGCTGCCTCCGAGGGTCACTCTGAGGTCATCCGGTTCCTGGTGGAGAACACAGGCACCAACTACTCCCTCAAGGACAG ATGGGGTAACACACCCATGCAGGAGGCTATGAGACACAGCCATGGACCTGCAGCCCAACTACTCAAGAAATATGAAGAGCAGCCAGTGACTCCGTGA